The Canis lupus familiaris isolate Mischka breed German Shepherd chromosome 14, alternate assembly UU_Cfam_GSD_1.0, whole genome shotgun sequence genome window below encodes:
- the LOC482215 gene encoding olfactory receptor 2T33, whose product MENANDTTEINFILLGLFKHTPIHLFLFSMVLMFFLTSLMGNALMIMLIYEDPRLHTPMFFLLSQLSVMDMMLVSTIVPKMAANYLMGTGSISPAGCGAQIFLFLTLGGGECFLLAAMAYDRYVAICHPLRYHILMNQKLCLHMTAGSWILGGVDGLMQAGVTLSFAYCHSREINHFFCEAPTLVRLACADTMFFELFMYVCCVLMLLIPLSLILASYSLILAAVLRMQSTAAQKKAFATCSSHLAVVGLFYGAIIFIYMRPKSYHSVAYDKVISAFYTIFTPVLNPLIYSVRNKEVKGALRKWLEKHFLGQLQ is encoded by the coding sequence ATGGAAAATGCAAATGACACTACTGAGATAAACTTTATTCTTCTAGGGCTCTTTAAACACACTCCAATCCATTTGTTCCTCTTTTCCATGGTGCTCATGTTCTTCCTCACCTCTCTGATGGGCAATGCCCTCATGATCATGCTCATCTATGAGGACCCCCGGCTGCACACGCCCATGTTCTTCTTGCTCAGCCAGCTTTCTGTCATGGACATGATGCTGGTCTCCACCATAGTCCCCAAAATGGCAGCCAACTACCTGATGGGCACCGGGTCCATCTCTCCTGCTGGCTGTGGAGCCCAGATCTTCCTGTTTCTCACACTGGGAGGGGGTGAGTGCTTTCTCTTAGCAGCCATGGCCTATGATCGCTATGTGGCCATATGTCATCCCCTGCGCTACCACATCCTCATGAATCAGAAGCTCTGCTTGCACATGACCGCAGGTTCCTGGATTCTGGGAGGAGTAGATGGACTGATGCAGGCTGGTGTCACTCTGAGCTTCGCTTACTGCCATTCTCGGGAAATAAACCACTTCTTTTGTGAGGCACCCACACTTGTGCGCCTTGCCTGTGCTGACACTATGTTTTTTGAGTTGTTCATGTATGTATGCTGTGTTCTGATGCTCTTGATCCCACTGTCTCTTATTCTGGCCTCCTACAGTCTCATCCTTGCTGCTGTACTCCGCATGCAGTCCACAGCAGCCCAAAAGAAAGCCTTTGCCACTTGCTCCTCTCACCTGGCTGTTGTGGGGCTTTTCTATGGTGCCATAATATTCATCTACATGCGGCCCAAATCCTACCATTCAGTGGCCTATGACAAGGTGATCTCTGCTTTTTATACCATCTTCACACCTGTGTTGAATCCCCTTATATACAGTGTGAGGAATAAAGAAGTCAAGGGGGCTTTGAGAAAGTGGCTGGAGAAACATTTTCTGGGACAACTACAGTGA